One Engraulis encrasicolus isolate BLACKSEA-1 chromosome 5, IST_EnEncr_1.0, whole genome shotgun sequence DNA segment encodes these proteins:
- the LOC134448941 gene encoding skin secretory protein xP2-like has translation MGCSSSSSQTVAAENRPGTKPEESNGDTTFVARNGGVIAEDTETIADQMQLPVQSALPDELVPGVPEAEEEPVVQACEATESLLVEEAEEATVVEEAAAAPEPEAAPEPVAVAELVSIAEPEPEPVAAAAEVSETVVESEVAVEAAAPAPAEVTEVTQVTEVVSVAAAAEAEVTQVTEVEAEAPAAAPAAEEVTQTEVESVVEAPAVEAVAPVEVAPAVAPEVPAAPVEVAAAPVEAAAPPAESVEVAEAPAAAEPAAAAPAPEPVAAAPEEPAAAPTEPEPTPAAAAPAPEPAAAPAPVEETKEPAPAPTPAPESAPVVEAAPVVEAAPAPAAAVEAAPAPEAAPAPAPVPEAAPAPVAAVEAAPAPAPVPEAVPAPAPVPEAAPAPVAAPAPAPVAVTPAPVAAPAAAPEGGVAELVEELVVPLETGSDLVKVD, from the exons ATGGGGTGTTCATCTTCCAGTTCTCAAACCGTAGCGGCAGAAAACAGACCAGGCACCAAACCAGAAGAAAGCAATGGAGACACAACTTTCG TGGCCCGTAATGGAGGGGTCATCGCGGAGGACACAGAGACCATCGCGGACCAGATGCAGCTGCCGGTGCAGAGTGCCCTGCCGGACGAGCTGGTGCCCGGGGTgccagaggcggaggaggagccgGTAGTGCAGGCCTGCGAAGCCACCGAGAGCCTGCtggtggaggaggcggaggaggcaaCGGTGGTGGAGGAGGCGGCAGCCGCCCCTGAACCAGAGGCAGCACCAGAGCCCGTGGCTGTTGCCGAGCTCGTGTCTATTGCCGAGCCTGAGCCTGAAcctgtcgctgctgctgctgaagtctctGAGACTGTTGTGGAGTCCGAGGTGGCTGTGGAGGCAGCAGCGCCTGCACCAGCTGAGGTGACGGAGGTAACGCAAGTGACGGAGGTGGtgtctgtggctgctgctgctgaggctgaaGTAACGCAGGTGACGGAGGTGGAGGCTGAGGCACCTGCAGCAGCACCTGCGGCCGAGGAAGTAACGCAGACGGAGGTGGAGTCTGTGGTTGAGGCACCTGCAGTGGAGGCCGTGGCCCCTGTAGAAGTGGCGCCGGCCGTGGCCCCTGAGGTACCTGCTGCACCTGTTGAGGTCGCTGCTGCCCCTGTAGAGGCTGCTGCCCCACCAGCCGAGTCGGTAGAAGTGGCTgaagccccagcagcagcagagccagcagcagcagcaccagcgccAGAGCCTGTAGCGGCTGCCCCAGAAGAACCCGCTGCCGCCCCAACAGAACCTGAGCccactcctgctgctgccgcccCAGCACCAGAGCCCGCCGCCGCCCCAGCCCCTGTTGAGGAGACCAAAGAGCCGGCACCAGCACCAACGCCGGCACCTGAGTCAGCCCCAGTAGTGGAGGCAGCCCCAGTAGTGGAGGCAGCACCAGCCCCAGCTGCAGCCGTCGaggcagccccagccccagaggccgccccagccccagccccagttcCAGAGGCCGCCCCAGCCCCAGTTGCAGCCGTTGAGgccgccccagccccagccccagttcCAGAGGCCGTCCCAGCCCCTGCTCCAGTTCCAGAGGCCGCCCCTGCTCCAGTtgcagccccagcaccagccccagtgGCGGTGACTCCTGCCCCTGTTGCCGCTCCGGCTGCAGCCCCTGAGG GGGGCGTGGCAGAGCTGGTGGAGGAGCTAGTGGTCCCACTAGAGACAGGAAGTGACTTGGTGAAAGTGGACTAG
- the LOC134448942 gene encoding 2-iminobutanoate/2-iminopropanoate deaminase-like produces MSAIIRRIINTAKAPAAIGPYSQAVVVDRTMYVSGQLGMDPASGQLVAGGVQAQAKQALINMGEILKEAGCGYENVVKTTVLLADMNDFNSVNEVYKQFFQKSYPARAAYQVAGLPRGGLVEIEAVAVLGPIADA; encoded by the exons ATGTCAGCTATTATTAGAAGAATTATCAACACCGCTAAAGCCCCAGCGGCAATTGGGCCGTACAG TCAGGCCGTGGTGGTGGACCGCACTATGTATGTGAGTGGGCAGTTGGGGATGGATCCAGCGTCCGGCCAGCTGGTGGCAGGTGGAGTGCAAGCTCAGGCCAAGCAG GCGCTTATAAATATGGGAGAGATTCTCAAGGAGGCCGGATGTGGGTATGAAAATG TTGTGAAAACAACTGTTCTTCTGGCCGACATGAATGATTTCAACAGTGTCAATGAGGTCTACAAGCAAT TCTTCCAGAAGAGCTATCCTGCCAGGGCTGCGTATCAGGTGGCTGGCCTGCCCAGA GGTGGGCTAGTTGAGATTGAGGCAGTGGCCGTGCTTGGCCCCATCGCAGACGCTTAG